A single genomic interval of Scatophagus argus isolate fScaArg1 chromosome 22, fScaArg1.pri, whole genome shotgun sequence harbors:
- the LOC124053950 gene encoding coiled-coil domain-containing protein 136-like isoform X1 — MMFVFVFVPDGLLSPACLRALKHPILIFSVKDELCELKAEKPLMLAETLTAKERESLEEKEETVGDGEKGQQEEEKEVTEEKEEEERGGKDEEELEELRAQVVQLLLELEETREVSQRHEESFLELQGLLEDERLASAHQAESFTRQIQRLQAQLRSVQEEMDSLEEEKQSELEEAQEELRSAQEEVLLLQQAAEEAAAERENDIASLQEELCRLRAELQRLHVTAQEYELEITTLRAEISMKSQSTDAQGHGDVSQLKEEIVSLTDQRQTLTSDNKELSNKVEQLQLQRDAVLLSRCDDVYLAVRVEGDVEHERDDQLKAGSYITLSQSGPEHQESHPEDPDSSSVQEKVCSLGLNVLKVQLRQAEDAAHKVQRECDGLKVELMELQQLYDSSQREREALEQELRCCKAELQKLVGRKSQNCTRPSEPPVLSIPFIGMIVIVALIWCWWEELAS, encoded by the exons atgatgtttgtgtttgtgtttgtccctgATGGGCTCCTGTCACCAGCCTGCCTGAGGGCTTTAAAGCACCCAATACTGATCTTCTCTGTTAAAGACGAGCTCTGTGAGCTGAAGGCGGAGAAGCCGCTCATGTTGGCAGAAACTCTGACCGCCAAAGAGAGGGAGTCcctggaggagaaggaggagacggtgggagatggagagaaaggccagcaggaggaggagaaggaggtgacagaggaaaaggaggaggaagagcgaGGAGGGAAGGatgaagaggagctggaggagctgagagcTCAGgtggtgcagctgctgctggagctggaggagaccAGGGAGGTTTCCCAGAGACACGAGGAGAGTTTCCTGGAGCTACAGG GTCTGTTAGAAGACGAGCGCCTGGCCAGTGCCCATCAGGCAGAGAGCTTCACCAGACAGATCCAGAGACTGCAAG ctcagctcCGGTCAGTccaggaggagatggacagtctggaggaggagaagcagagcgAGTTGGAGGAGGCGCAGGAGGAGCTTCGCTCGGCTCAGGAGGAGgtgctgttgctgcagcagGCCGCTGAGGAGGCGGCAGCGGAGAGGGAGAACGACATCGCCTCCCTGCAGGAGGAGCTGTGTCGGCTGAGGGCGGAGCTGCAGCGACTCCACGTCACGGCGCAGGAGTACGAGCTGGAGATCACAACGCTGAGGGCCGAGATCAGCATGAAGAGCCAAAGCACAGACGCTCAGGGCCACG gtgacGTGAGtcagctgaaggaggagatcGTCTCTCTGACGGACCAACGACAGACTCTGACCAGCGACAACAAAGAGCTGAGCAACAAAGTGGAGCAACTGCAGCTGCAACGAGACGC GGTCCTGCTGAGCAGGTGTGATGATGTGTACCTGGCAGTCAGAGTGGAGGGCGACGTAGAGCACGAGCGGGACGACCAGCTGAAGGCCGGCTCTTACATCACCCTGTCTCAGTCCGGTCCTGAACACCAGGAGAGCCATCCGGAGGATCCGGACTCCTCATCAGTCCAGGAGAAGGTCTGCAGCTTGGGGCTCAACGTCCTGAAGGTCCAGCTGAGACAAGCTGAGGATGCGGCTCACAAAGTCCAGAGAGAG tGCGACGGTCTGAAGGTTGAACtgatggagctgcagcagctgtacGACAGCAGCCAGCGGGAGCGAGAGGCGCTCGAGCAGGAGCTGCGGTGCTGCAAGGCCGAGCTCCAGAAAC
- the LOC124053950 gene encoding coiled-coil domain-containing protein 136-like isoform X3, with protein MMFVFVFVPDGLLSPACLRALKHPILIFSVKDELCELKAEKPLMLAETLTAKERESLEEKEETVGDGEKGQQEEEKEVTEEKEEEERGGKDEEELEELRAQVVQLLLELEETREVSQRHEESFLELQGLLEDERLASAHQAESFTRQIQRLQAQLRSVQEEMDSLEEEKQSELEEAQEELRSAQEEVLLLQQAAEEAAAERENDIASLQEELCRLRAELQRLHVTAQEYELEITTLRAEISMKSQSTDAQGHGDVSQLKEEIVSLTDQRQTLTSDNKELSNKVEQLQLQRDAVLLSRCDDVYLAVRVEGDVEHERDDQLKAGSYITLSQSGPEHQESHPEDPDSSSVQEKVCSLGLNVLKVQLRQAEDAAHKVQRECDGLKVELMELQQLYDSSQREREALEQELRCCKAELQKLVGRKSQSDAEGWNLAVAAVAVAAIVVLVVPSFIRA; from the exons atgatgtttgtgtttgtgtttgtccctgATGGGCTCCTGTCACCAGCCTGCCTGAGGGCTTTAAAGCACCCAATACTGATCTTCTCTGTTAAAGACGAGCTCTGTGAGCTGAAGGCGGAGAAGCCGCTCATGTTGGCAGAAACTCTGACCGCCAAAGAGAGGGAGTCcctggaggagaaggaggagacggtgggagatggagagaaaggccagcaggaggaggagaaggaggtgacagaggaaaaggaggaggaagagcgaGGAGGGAAGGatgaagaggagctggaggagctgagagcTCAGgtggtgcagctgctgctggagctggaggagaccAGGGAGGTTTCCCAGAGACACGAGGAGAGTTTCCTGGAGCTACAGG GTCTGTTAGAAGACGAGCGCCTGGCCAGTGCCCATCAGGCAGAGAGCTTCACCAGACAGATCCAGAGACTGCAAG ctcagctcCGGTCAGTccaggaggagatggacagtctggaggaggagaagcagagcgAGTTGGAGGAGGCGCAGGAGGAGCTTCGCTCGGCTCAGGAGGAGgtgctgttgctgcagcagGCCGCTGAGGAGGCGGCAGCGGAGAGGGAGAACGACATCGCCTCCCTGCAGGAGGAGCTGTGTCGGCTGAGGGCGGAGCTGCAGCGACTCCACGTCACGGCGCAGGAGTACGAGCTGGAGATCACAACGCTGAGGGCCGAGATCAGCATGAAGAGCCAAAGCACAGACGCTCAGGGCCACG gtgacGTGAGtcagctgaaggaggagatcGTCTCTCTGACGGACCAACGACAGACTCTGACCAGCGACAACAAAGAGCTGAGCAACAAAGTGGAGCAACTGCAGCTGCAACGAGACGC GGTCCTGCTGAGCAGGTGTGATGATGTGTACCTGGCAGTCAGAGTGGAGGGCGACGTAGAGCACGAGCGGGACGACCAGCTGAAGGCCGGCTCTTACATCACCCTGTCTCAGTCCGGTCCTGAACACCAGGAGAGCCATCCGGAGGATCCGGACTCCTCATCAGTCCAGGAGAAGGTCTGCAGCTTGGGGCTCAACGTCCTGAAGGTCCAGCTGAGACAAGCTGAGGATGCGGCTCACAAAGTCCAGAGAGAG tGCGACGGTCTGAAGGTTGAACtgatggagctgcagcagctgtacGACAGCAGCCAGCGGGAGCGAGAGGCGCTCGAGCAGGAGCTGCGGTGCTGCAAGGCCGAGCTCCAGAAAC
- the LOC124053950 gene encoding coiled-coil domain-containing protein 136-like isoform X4, protein MDGLRLPPVIEEVLDASDELCELKAEKPLMLAETLTAKERESLEEKEETVGDGEKGQQEEEKEVTEEKEEEERGGKDEEELEELRAQVVQLLLELEETREVSQRHEESFLELQGLLEDERLASAHQAESFTRQIQRLQAQLRSVQEEMDSLEEEKQSELEEAQEELRSAQEEVLLLQQAAEEAAAERENDIASLQEELCRLRAELQRLHVTAQEYELEITTLRAEISMKSQSTDAQGHGDVSQLKEEIVSLTDQRQTLTSDNKELSNKVEQLQLQRDAVLLSRCDDVYLAVRVEGDVEHERDDQLKAGSYITLSQSGPEHQESHPEDPDSSSVQEKVCSLGLNVLKVQLRQAEDAAHKVQRECDGLKVELMELQQLYDSSQREREALEQELRCCKAELQKLVGRKSQNCTRPSEPPVLSIPFIGMIVIVALIWCWWEELAS, encoded by the exons ATGGATGGACTCCGCCTGCCGCCCGTCATAGAGGAGGTCCTGGATGCGTCCG ACGAGCTCTGTGAGCTGAAGGCGGAGAAGCCGCTCATGTTGGCAGAAACTCTGACCGCCAAAGAGAGGGAGTCcctggaggagaaggaggagacggtgggagatggagagaaaggccagcaggaggaggagaaggaggtgacagaggaaaaggaggaggaagagcgaGGAGGGAAGGatgaagaggagctggaggagctgagagcTCAGgtggtgcagctgctgctggagctggaggagaccAGGGAGGTTTCCCAGAGACACGAGGAGAGTTTCCTGGAGCTACAGG GTCTGTTAGAAGACGAGCGCCTGGCCAGTGCCCATCAGGCAGAGAGCTTCACCAGACAGATCCAGAGACTGCAAG ctcagctcCGGTCAGTccaggaggagatggacagtctggaggaggagaagcagagcgAGTTGGAGGAGGCGCAGGAGGAGCTTCGCTCGGCTCAGGAGGAGgtgctgttgctgcagcagGCCGCTGAGGAGGCGGCAGCGGAGAGGGAGAACGACATCGCCTCCCTGCAGGAGGAGCTGTGTCGGCTGAGGGCGGAGCTGCAGCGACTCCACGTCACGGCGCAGGAGTACGAGCTGGAGATCACAACGCTGAGGGCCGAGATCAGCATGAAGAGCCAAAGCACAGACGCTCAGGGCCACG gtgacGTGAGtcagctgaaggaggagatcGTCTCTCTGACGGACCAACGACAGACTCTGACCAGCGACAACAAAGAGCTGAGCAACAAAGTGGAGCAACTGCAGCTGCAACGAGACGC GGTCCTGCTGAGCAGGTGTGATGATGTGTACCTGGCAGTCAGAGTGGAGGGCGACGTAGAGCACGAGCGGGACGACCAGCTGAAGGCCGGCTCTTACATCACCCTGTCTCAGTCCGGTCCTGAACACCAGGAGAGCCATCCGGAGGATCCGGACTCCTCATCAGTCCAGGAGAAGGTCTGCAGCTTGGGGCTCAACGTCCTGAAGGTCCAGCTGAGACAAGCTGAGGATGCGGCTCACAAAGTCCAGAGAGAG tGCGACGGTCTGAAGGTTGAACtgatggagctgcagcagctgtacGACAGCAGCCAGCGGGAGCGAGAGGCGCTCGAGCAGGAGCTGCGGTGCTGCAAGGCCGAGCTCCAGAAAC
- the LOC124053950 gene encoding coiled-coil domain-containing protein 136-like isoform X2, whose protein sequence is MMFVFVFVPDGLLSPACLRALKHPILIFSVKDELCELKAEKPLMLAETLTAKERESLEEKEETVGDGEKGQQEEEKEVTEEKEEEERGGKDEEELEELRAQVVQLLLELEETREVSQRHEESFLELQGLLEDERLASAHQAESFTRQIQRLQAQLRSVQEEMDSLEEEKQSELEEAQEELRSAQEEVLLLQQAAEEAAAERENDIASLQEELCRLRAELQRLHVTAQEYELEITTLRAEISMKSQSTDAQGHGDVSQLKEEIVSLTDQRQTLTSDNKELSNKVEQLQLQRDAVLLSRCDDVYLAVRVEGDVEHERDDQLKAGSYITLSQSGPEHQESHPEDPDSSSVQEKVCSLGLNVLKVQLRQAEDAAHKVQRECDGLKVELMELQQLYDSSQREREALEQELRCCKAELQKLVGRKSQQSDAEGWNLAVAAVAVAAIVVLVVPSFIRA, encoded by the exons atgatgtttgtgtttgtgtttgtccctgATGGGCTCCTGTCACCAGCCTGCCTGAGGGCTTTAAAGCACCCAATACTGATCTTCTCTGTTAAAGACGAGCTCTGTGAGCTGAAGGCGGAGAAGCCGCTCATGTTGGCAGAAACTCTGACCGCCAAAGAGAGGGAGTCcctggaggagaaggaggagacggtgggagatggagagaaaggccagcaggaggaggagaaggaggtgacagaggaaaaggaggaggaagagcgaGGAGGGAAGGatgaagaggagctggaggagctgagagcTCAGgtggtgcagctgctgctggagctggaggagaccAGGGAGGTTTCCCAGAGACACGAGGAGAGTTTCCTGGAGCTACAGG GTCTGTTAGAAGACGAGCGCCTGGCCAGTGCCCATCAGGCAGAGAGCTTCACCAGACAGATCCAGAGACTGCAAG ctcagctcCGGTCAGTccaggaggagatggacagtctggaggaggagaagcagagcgAGTTGGAGGAGGCGCAGGAGGAGCTTCGCTCGGCTCAGGAGGAGgtgctgttgctgcagcagGCCGCTGAGGAGGCGGCAGCGGAGAGGGAGAACGACATCGCCTCCCTGCAGGAGGAGCTGTGTCGGCTGAGGGCGGAGCTGCAGCGACTCCACGTCACGGCGCAGGAGTACGAGCTGGAGATCACAACGCTGAGGGCCGAGATCAGCATGAAGAGCCAAAGCACAGACGCTCAGGGCCACG gtgacGTGAGtcagctgaaggaggagatcGTCTCTCTGACGGACCAACGACAGACTCTGACCAGCGACAACAAAGAGCTGAGCAACAAAGTGGAGCAACTGCAGCTGCAACGAGACGC GGTCCTGCTGAGCAGGTGTGATGATGTGTACCTGGCAGTCAGAGTGGAGGGCGACGTAGAGCACGAGCGGGACGACCAGCTGAAGGCCGGCTCTTACATCACCCTGTCTCAGTCCGGTCCTGAACACCAGGAGAGCCATCCGGAGGATCCGGACTCCTCATCAGTCCAGGAGAAGGTCTGCAGCTTGGGGCTCAACGTCCTGAAGGTCCAGCTGAGACAAGCTGAGGATGCGGCTCACAAAGTCCAGAGAGAG tGCGACGGTCTGAAGGTTGAACtgatggagctgcagcagctgtacGACAGCAGCCAGCGGGAGCGAGAGGCGCTCGAGCAGGAGCTGCGGTGCTGCAAGGCCGAGCTCCAGAAAC